The Prunus persica cultivar Lovell chromosome G8, Prunus_persica_NCBIv2, whole genome shotgun sequence genome includes a region encoding these proteins:
- the LOC18768246 gene encoding serine carboxypeptidase-like 2 isoform X3: MLPQSLLLVTLLNINVASSSSNIIKTLPGFRGDLPFKLETGYVGVGSMDDVQLFYYFFESEGSPEYDPLVLWLTGGPGCSAFSAIVYENLGPLSFDSAHSIGNKPKLKLNPYSWTKVANIIFLDAPVGTGFSYTKNWEGYANLNDTISAAQTYEFLRKWLMDHPKFYNNPLYIAGDSYSGIIVPMVVQEISDGNQDEHAPPMNLKGYVLGNPVTDSEKDDNSRVLFAYMKALISEELYQSMKINCKGDYINVDLNNTLCVDDLELYNECIEDVNDVQILEPVCTVHSPKPAQSKGYADDRTNKDSVNLLLSFPQLRRPWCRSYAYLLSYIWANDKTVQEALHIQENQGSVKEWERCNKTLQEFYISDVSSSLVYHENLIKQGYRVLVYSGDHDMNVPYVGTMGWIESLNLTVVSRWKPWFVDGQVAGYRVQYTYKKYQLTYATIKGAGHTAPEYKPEECFAMISRWLAYYPL; encoded by the exons ATGTTGCCACAATCACTTCTTCTGGTGACCCTTTTGAACATTAATGttgcatcatcatcatccaatATCATCAAAACCCTTCCTGGCTTTCGCGGTGACCTCCCCTTTAAGCTTGAAACTGG GTACGTGGGAGTGGGCAGCATGGATGATGTACAGCTGTTTTATTACTTCTTTGAGTCTGAAGGGAGTCCAGAGTATGATCCTCTTGTGCTTTGGCTCACTGGAGGTCCTGGTTGTTCTGCCTTCTCTGCCATTGTATATGAAAATTTAG GTCCATTATCCTTTGACTCTGCACATTCCATCGGCAACAAACCAAAACTAAAGTTGAATCCATATTCATGGACAAAG gTTGCcaacataatatttttggaTGCACCTGTGGGCACAGGATTCTCATATACAAAAAATTGGGAAGGATATGCCAATCTCAATGACACAATATCAGCTGCACAAACATATGAATTTCTTAGAAAG TGGCTTATGGATCATCCCAAGTTCTACAATAATCCACTTTATATTGCCGGAGATTCTTATTCAGGCATAATTGTTCCTATGGTCGTTCAGGAAATATCAGATG GTAATCAAGATGAACATGCGCCACCAATGAATCTCAAA GGTTATGTGCTTGGCAATCCAGTGACAGATTCTGAAAAGGATGATAATTCTAGAGTTCTATTTGCTTACATGAAAGCACTTATATCAGAGGAACTATACCAG TCAATGAAAATAAACTGCAAGGGAGATTATATCAATGTGGATCTAAACAACACGTTATGTGTGGATGATCTTGAACTTTACAACGAG TGTATCGAAGACGTAAATGATGTACAAATATTGGAACCTGTATGTACTGTCCATTCACCAAAACCAGCGCAGTCAAAGGGGTATGCAGATGATCGCACTAATAAAGACTCTGTAAATCTCctcctttcttttcctcaaCTTCGTAGGCCATGGTGTCGG AGTTACGCATATCTCCTCTCTTATATTTGGGCAAATGACAAAACTGTCCAAGAAGCTCTTCATATTCAGGAG aatcAGGGAAGCGTTAAGGAATGGGAGAGATGCAATAAGACCTTACAAGAATTCTATATATCTGATGTTTCCTCTAGTCTTGTCTATCATGAGAACCTCATAAAACAAGGCTATAGGGTTTTGGTTTACAG TGGTGATCATGACATGAATGTTCCATATGTGGGTACTATGGGTTGGATAGAATCTCTGAACTTGACTGTTGTCAGTCGTTGGAAGCCTTGGTTCGTCGACGGACAGGTTGCAGG ATACAGAGTGCAGTACACATACAAAAAGTACCAGTTGACATATGCAACTATAAAG GGAGCGGGTCACACAGCTCCAGAGTACAAACCTGAAGAATGTTTTGCTATGATTAGTAGGTGGTTGGCATACTACCCTCTGTAG
- the LOC18768446 gene encoding serine carboxypeptidase-like 1 isoform X2 — protein MVLRRTGCRGLLLSDLQHLKSIITMLPLALLLVFLNSHIIVASKSTIDTLPGFSGELPFKLETGYVGVGDLDDVQLFYYFIESERSPKEDPLVLWLTGGPGCSGFSGLAYQIGPIMFNYANSSGNEPTLMLNPYSWTKVANIIFLDQPVGSGFSYAKSWQGYETGDISSASHTYEFLRKWLKDHPEFLKNPLYIAGDSYSGITVPIVVQEVSNGNFLLGMKTSSATSPNLFSNEVGHEPPLNLKGYVLGNPFTEPTYDVNSRIKFAHRMALISDTLYESTKTNCKGEYVQVDPSNAPCVENLQEVTECTQKIYYNQILEPKCSTMSPNPKIFKWDQNFDDENFLDMLHHSTKPWCRPYNYLFSFIWANDKTVQNALHVREGTIKGWEKCNQSLSSNYAHDVRTSIDYHRNLTKKNLRALVYSGDHDMLIPYVGTQEWIKSLNLSVDYQWRPWFVNGQVAGYTNAYTRKTYSLTFVTVKGGGHTAPEFKSWMLQLVLLW, from the exons ATGGTTCTTCGACGGACAGGTTGCAGG GGTCTCCTTCTATCAGACCTTCAACATCTCAAGAGCATCATCACCATGTTGCCGCTAGCACTTCTTCTGGTCTTCCTTAACAGTCACATTATTGTTGCATCAAAATCCACCATCGACACCCTACCGGGCTTTTCCGGTGAACTCCCCTTTAAACTTGAGACCGG GTATGTGGGGGTGGGCGATTTGGATGATGTGCAGCTATTTTATTACTTCATTGAGTCGGAGAGGAGTCCCAAGGAAGACCCCCTGGTGCTTTGGCTCACTGGAGGTCCCGGTTGCTCCGGTTTTTCTGGCCTTGCATACcaaatag GTCCAATAATGTTCAACTACGCAAACTCTAGTGGGAACGAACCAACACTTATGTTGAATCCATACTCATGGACAAAG GTTGCcaacataatatttttggaTCAACCAGTTGGTAGTGGATTCTCCTATGCAAAAAGTTGGCAAGGATACGAGACCGGTGATATATCATCCGCATCTCATACCTATGAATTTCTAAGGAAG TGGCTTAAAGATCATCCTGAATTTCTGAAAAATCCACTCTACATTGCTGGTGATTCATATTCGGGCATAACTGTCCCCATCGTTGTTCAGGAAGTGTCCAACGGTAACTTTTTGTTGGGGATGAAGACTTCTTCAGCTACCTCACCAAACTTATTTA GCAATGAAGTCGGGCATGAACCACCATTGAATCTCAAA GGTTATGTGCTAGGCAACCCATTTACAGAACCAACATATGACGTGAATTCACGAATTAAATTTGCTCACCGGATGGCACTTATTTCCGATACACTCTATGAG TCAACTAAAACAAATTGCAAGGGCGAGTATGTTCAAGTAGATCCGAGCAATGCACCTTGTGTGGAAAACCTCCAAGAAGTCACTGAG TGCACCCAGAAGATATATTATAACCAAATATTGGAGCCAAAGTGTAGCACTATGTctccaaacccaaaaatattcaaatggGATCAAAACTTCGATGACGAGAATTTCTTAGACATGCTACATCATTCTACAAAACCATGGTGTCGt CCTTATAACTATCTGTTCTCCTTCATTTGGGCTAATGATAAAACAGTCCAAAATGCTCTTCACGTTCGAGAG GGAACAATAAAGGGTTGGGAAAAATGCAATCAGAGCTTATCTAGCAATTATGCACATGATGTTAGAACTAGTATTGACTATCATCGAAACCTCACCAAGAAAAACCTTAGAGCACTGGTTTACAG TGGTGATCATGACATGCTTATTCCATACGTGGGCACTCAAGAATGGATAAAATCTCTAAATTTGAGTGTTGATTATCAATGGAGACCATGGTTTGTTAATGGCCAAGTTGCAGG gTACACCAATGCATATACAAGGAAAACCTACAGTTTGACATTTGTGACTGTAAAG GGAGGTGGCCACA CAGCTCCAGAATTCAAGTCTTGGATGTTGCAGCTGGTACTGCTTTGGTGA
- the LOC18768246 gene encoding serine carboxypeptidase-like 18 isoform X2, producing the protein MDKGFSYTKNWEGYANLNDTISAAQTYEFLRKWLMDHPKFYNNPLYIAGDSYSGIIVPMVVQEISDGNQDEHAPPMNLKGYVLGNPVTDSEKDDNSRVLFAYMKALISEELYQSMKINCKGDYINVDLNNTLCVDDLELYNECIEDVNDVQILEPVCTVHSPKPAQSKGYADDRTNKDSVNLLLSFPQLRRPWCRSYAYLLSYIWANDKTVQEALHIQENQGSVKEWERCNKTLQEFYISDVSSSLVYHENLIKQGYRVLVYSLSINSGDHDMNVPYVGTMGWIESLNLTVVSRWKPWFVDGQVAGYRVQYTYKKYQLTYATIKGAGHTAPEYKPEECFAMISRWLAYYPL; encoded by the exons ATGGACAAAG GATTCTCATATACAAAAAATTGGGAAGGATATGCCAATCTCAATGACACAATATCAGCTGCACAAACATATGAATTTCTTAGAAAG TGGCTTATGGATCATCCCAAGTTCTACAATAATCCACTTTATATTGCCGGAGATTCTTATTCAGGCATAATTGTTCCTATGGTCGTTCAGGAAATATCAGATG GTAATCAAGATGAACATGCGCCACCAATGAATCTCAAA GGTTATGTGCTTGGCAATCCAGTGACAGATTCTGAAAAGGATGATAATTCTAGAGTTCTATTTGCTTACATGAAAGCACTTATATCAGAGGAACTATACCAG TCAATGAAAATAAACTGCAAGGGAGATTATATCAATGTGGATCTAAACAACACGTTATGTGTGGATGATCTTGAACTTTACAACGAG TGTATCGAAGACGTAAATGATGTACAAATATTGGAACCTGTATGTACTGTCCATTCACCAAAACCAGCGCAGTCAAAGGGGTATGCAGATGATCGCACTAATAAAGACTCTGTAAATCTCctcctttcttttcctcaaCTTCGTAGGCCATGGTGTCGG AGTTACGCATATCTCCTCTCTTATATTTGGGCAAATGACAAAACTGTCCAAGAAGCTCTTCATATTCAGGAG aatcAGGGAAGCGTTAAGGAATGGGAGAGATGCAATAAGACCTTACAAGAATTCTATATATCTGATGTTTCCTCTAGTCTTGTCTATCATGAGAACCTCATAAAACAAGGCTATAGGGTTTTGGTTTACAG CTTGTCTATTAACAGTGGTGATCATGACATGAATGTTCCATATGTGGGTACTATGGGTTGGATAGAATCTCTGAACTTGACTGTTGTCAGTCGTTGGAAGCCTTGGTTCGTCGACGGACAGGTTGCAGG ATACAGAGTGCAGTACACATACAAAAAGTACCAGTTGACATATGCAACTATAAAG GGAGCGGGTCACACAGCTCCAGAGTACAAACCTGAAGAATGTTTTGCTATGATTAGTAGGTGGTTGGCATACTACCCTCTGTAG
- the LOC18768446 gene encoding serine carboxypeptidase-like 2 isoform X1 translates to MVLRRTGCRGLLLSDLQHLKSIITMLPLALLLVFLNSHIIVASKSTIDTLPGFSGELPFKLETGYVGVGDLDDVQLFYYFIESERSPKEDPLVLWLTGGPGCSGFSGLAYQIGPIMFNYANSSGNEPTLMLNPYSWTKVANIIFLDQPVGSGFSYAKSWQGYETGDISSASHTYEFLRKWLKDHPEFLKNPLYIAGDSYSGITVPIVVQEVSNGNFLLGMKTSSATSPNLFSNEVGHEPPLNLKGYVLGNPFTEPTYDVNSRIKFAHRMALISDTLYESTKTNCKGEYVQVDPSNAPCVENLQEVTECTQKIYYNQILEPKCSTMSPNPKIFKWDQNFDDENFLDMLHHSTKPWCRPYNYLFSFIWANDKTVQNALHVREGTIKGWEKCNQSLSSNYAHDVRTSIDYHRNLTKKNLRALVYSGDHDMLIPYVGTQEWIKSLNLSVDYQWRPWFVNGQVAGYTNAYTRKTYSLTFVTVKGGGHTAPEFKPMECHAMIDRWFAYYYV, encoded by the exons ATGGTTCTTCGACGGACAGGTTGCAGG GGTCTCCTTCTATCAGACCTTCAACATCTCAAGAGCATCATCACCATGTTGCCGCTAGCACTTCTTCTGGTCTTCCTTAACAGTCACATTATTGTTGCATCAAAATCCACCATCGACACCCTACCGGGCTTTTCCGGTGAACTCCCCTTTAAACTTGAGACCGG GTATGTGGGGGTGGGCGATTTGGATGATGTGCAGCTATTTTATTACTTCATTGAGTCGGAGAGGAGTCCCAAGGAAGACCCCCTGGTGCTTTGGCTCACTGGAGGTCCCGGTTGCTCCGGTTTTTCTGGCCTTGCATACcaaatag GTCCAATAATGTTCAACTACGCAAACTCTAGTGGGAACGAACCAACACTTATGTTGAATCCATACTCATGGACAAAG GTTGCcaacataatatttttggaTCAACCAGTTGGTAGTGGATTCTCCTATGCAAAAAGTTGGCAAGGATACGAGACCGGTGATATATCATCCGCATCTCATACCTATGAATTTCTAAGGAAG TGGCTTAAAGATCATCCTGAATTTCTGAAAAATCCACTCTACATTGCTGGTGATTCATATTCGGGCATAACTGTCCCCATCGTTGTTCAGGAAGTGTCCAACGGTAACTTTTTGTTGGGGATGAAGACTTCTTCAGCTACCTCACCAAACTTATTTA GCAATGAAGTCGGGCATGAACCACCATTGAATCTCAAA GGTTATGTGCTAGGCAACCCATTTACAGAACCAACATATGACGTGAATTCACGAATTAAATTTGCTCACCGGATGGCACTTATTTCCGATACACTCTATGAG TCAACTAAAACAAATTGCAAGGGCGAGTATGTTCAAGTAGATCCGAGCAATGCACCTTGTGTGGAAAACCTCCAAGAAGTCACTGAG TGCACCCAGAAGATATATTATAACCAAATATTGGAGCCAAAGTGTAGCACTATGTctccaaacccaaaaatattcaaatggGATCAAAACTTCGATGACGAGAATTTCTTAGACATGCTACATCATTCTACAAAACCATGGTGTCGt CCTTATAACTATCTGTTCTCCTTCATTTGGGCTAATGATAAAACAGTCCAAAATGCTCTTCACGTTCGAGAG GGAACAATAAAGGGTTGGGAAAAATGCAATCAGAGCTTATCTAGCAATTATGCACATGATGTTAGAACTAGTATTGACTATCATCGAAACCTCACCAAGAAAAACCTTAGAGCACTGGTTTACAG TGGTGATCATGACATGCTTATTCCATACGTGGGCACTCAAGAATGGATAAAATCTCTAAATTTGAGTGTTGATTATCAATGGAGACCATGGTTTGTTAATGGCCAAGTTGCAGG gTACACCAATGCATATACAAGGAAAACCTACAGTTTGACATTTGTGACTGTAAAG GGAGGTGGCCACACAGCTCCAGAATTCAAGCCTATGGAATGTCATGCCATGATTGATAGGTGGTTTGCATATTACTATGTTTAG
- the LOC18768446 gene encoding serine carboxypeptidase-like 2 isoform X3, whose product MVLRRTGCRGLLLSDLQHLKSIITMLPLALLLVFLNSHIIVASKSTIDTLPGFSGELPFKLETGYVGVGDLDDVQLFYYFIESERSPKEDPLVLWLTGGPGCSGFSGLAYQIGPIMFNYANSSGNEPTLMLNPYSWTKVANIIFLDQPVGSGFSYAKSWQGYETGDISSASHTYEFLRKWLKDHPEFLKNPLYIAGDSYSGITVPIVVQEVSNGNEVGHEPPLNLKGYVLGNPFTEPTYDVNSRIKFAHRMALISDTLYESTKTNCKGEYVQVDPSNAPCVENLQEVTECTQKIYYNQILEPKCSTMSPNPKIFKWDQNFDDENFLDMLHHSTKPWCRPYNYLFSFIWANDKTVQNALHVREGTIKGWEKCNQSLSSNYAHDVRTSIDYHRNLTKKNLRALVYSGDHDMLIPYVGTQEWIKSLNLSVDYQWRPWFVNGQVAGYTNAYTRKTYSLTFVTVKGGGHTAPEFKPMECHAMIDRWFAYYYV is encoded by the exons ATGGTTCTTCGACGGACAGGTTGCAGG GGTCTCCTTCTATCAGACCTTCAACATCTCAAGAGCATCATCACCATGTTGCCGCTAGCACTTCTTCTGGTCTTCCTTAACAGTCACATTATTGTTGCATCAAAATCCACCATCGACACCCTACCGGGCTTTTCCGGTGAACTCCCCTTTAAACTTGAGACCGG GTATGTGGGGGTGGGCGATTTGGATGATGTGCAGCTATTTTATTACTTCATTGAGTCGGAGAGGAGTCCCAAGGAAGACCCCCTGGTGCTTTGGCTCACTGGAGGTCCCGGTTGCTCCGGTTTTTCTGGCCTTGCATACcaaatag GTCCAATAATGTTCAACTACGCAAACTCTAGTGGGAACGAACCAACACTTATGTTGAATCCATACTCATGGACAAAG GTTGCcaacataatatttttggaTCAACCAGTTGGTAGTGGATTCTCCTATGCAAAAAGTTGGCAAGGATACGAGACCGGTGATATATCATCCGCATCTCATACCTATGAATTTCTAAGGAAG TGGCTTAAAGATCATCCTGAATTTCTGAAAAATCCACTCTACATTGCTGGTGATTCATATTCGGGCATAACTGTCCCCATCGTTGTTCAGGAAGTGTCCAACG GCAATGAAGTCGGGCATGAACCACCATTGAATCTCAAA GGTTATGTGCTAGGCAACCCATTTACAGAACCAACATATGACGTGAATTCACGAATTAAATTTGCTCACCGGATGGCACTTATTTCCGATACACTCTATGAG TCAACTAAAACAAATTGCAAGGGCGAGTATGTTCAAGTAGATCCGAGCAATGCACCTTGTGTGGAAAACCTCCAAGAAGTCACTGAG TGCACCCAGAAGATATATTATAACCAAATATTGGAGCCAAAGTGTAGCACTATGTctccaaacccaaaaatattcaaatggGATCAAAACTTCGATGACGAGAATTTCTTAGACATGCTACATCATTCTACAAAACCATGGTGTCGt CCTTATAACTATCTGTTCTCCTTCATTTGGGCTAATGATAAAACAGTCCAAAATGCTCTTCACGTTCGAGAG GGAACAATAAAGGGTTGGGAAAAATGCAATCAGAGCTTATCTAGCAATTATGCACATGATGTTAGAACTAGTATTGACTATCATCGAAACCTCACCAAGAAAAACCTTAGAGCACTGGTTTACAG TGGTGATCATGACATGCTTATTCCATACGTGGGCACTCAAGAATGGATAAAATCTCTAAATTTGAGTGTTGATTATCAATGGAGACCATGGTTTGTTAATGGCCAAGTTGCAGG gTACACCAATGCATATACAAGGAAAACCTACAGTTTGACATTTGTGACTGTAAAG GGAGGTGGCCACACAGCTCCAGAATTCAAGCCTATGGAATGTCATGCCATGATTGATAGGTGGTTTGCATATTACTATGTTTAG
- the LOC18768246 gene encoding serine carboxypeptidase-like 2 isoform X1 — MLPQSLLLVTLLNINVASSSSNIIKTLPGFRGDLPFKLETGYVGVGSMDDVQLFYYFFESEGSPEYDPLVLWLTGGPGCSAFSAIVYENLGPLSFDSAHSIGNKPKLKLNPYSWTKVANIIFLDAPVGTGFSYTKNWEGYANLNDTISAAQTYEFLRKWLMDHPKFYNNPLYIAGDSYSGIIVPMVVQEISDGNQDEHAPPMNLKGYVLGNPVTDSEKDDNSRVLFAYMKALISEELYQSMKINCKGDYINVDLNNTLCVDDLELYNECIEDVNDVQILEPVCTVHSPKPAQSKGYADDRTNKDSVNLLLSFPQLRRPWCRSYAYLLSYIWANDKTVQEALHIQENQGSVKEWERCNKTLQEFYISDVSSSLVYHENLIKQGYRVLVYSLSINSGDHDMNVPYVGTMGWIESLNLTVVSRWKPWFVDGQVAGYRVQYTYKKYQLTYATIKGAGHTAPEYKPEECFAMISRWLAYYPL; from the exons ATGTTGCCACAATCACTTCTTCTGGTGACCCTTTTGAACATTAATGttgcatcatcatcatccaatATCATCAAAACCCTTCCTGGCTTTCGCGGTGACCTCCCCTTTAAGCTTGAAACTGG GTACGTGGGAGTGGGCAGCATGGATGATGTACAGCTGTTTTATTACTTCTTTGAGTCTGAAGGGAGTCCAGAGTATGATCCTCTTGTGCTTTGGCTCACTGGAGGTCCTGGTTGTTCTGCCTTCTCTGCCATTGTATATGAAAATTTAG GTCCATTATCCTTTGACTCTGCACATTCCATCGGCAACAAACCAAAACTAAAGTTGAATCCATATTCATGGACAAAG gTTGCcaacataatatttttggaTGCACCTGTGGGCACAGGATTCTCATATACAAAAAATTGGGAAGGATATGCCAATCTCAATGACACAATATCAGCTGCACAAACATATGAATTTCTTAGAAAG TGGCTTATGGATCATCCCAAGTTCTACAATAATCCACTTTATATTGCCGGAGATTCTTATTCAGGCATAATTGTTCCTATGGTCGTTCAGGAAATATCAGATG GTAATCAAGATGAACATGCGCCACCAATGAATCTCAAA GGTTATGTGCTTGGCAATCCAGTGACAGATTCTGAAAAGGATGATAATTCTAGAGTTCTATTTGCTTACATGAAAGCACTTATATCAGAGGAACTATACCAG TCAATGAAAATAAACTGCAAGGGAGATTATATCAATGTGGATCTAAACAACACGTTATGTGTGGATGATCTTGAACTTTACAACGAG TGTATCGAAGACGTAAATGATGTACAAATATTGGAACCTGTATGTACTGTCCATTCACCAAAACCAGCGCAGTCAAAGGGGTATGCAGATGATCGCACTAATAAAGACTCTGTAAATCTCctcctttcttttcctcaaCTTCGTAGGCCATGGTGTCGG AGTTACGCATATCTCCTCTCTTATATTTGGGCAAATGACAAAACTGTCCAAGAAGCTCTTCATATTCAGGAG aatcAGGGAAGCGTTAAGGAATGGGAGAGATGCAATAAGACCTTACAAGAATTCTATATATCTGATGTTTCCTCTAGTCTTGTCTATCATGAGAACCTCATAAAACAAGGCTATAGGGTTTTGGTTTACAG CTTGTCTATTAACAGTGGTGATCATGACATGAATGTTCCATATGTGGGTACTATGGGTTGGATAGAATCTCTGAACTTGACTGTTGTCAGTCGTTGGAAGCCTTGGTTCGTCGACGGACAGGTTGCAGG ATACAGAGTGCAGTACACATACAAAAAGTACCAGTTGACATATGCAACTATAAAG GGAGCGGGTCACACAGCTCCAGAGTACAAACCTGAAGAATGTTTTGCTATGATTAGTAGGTGGTTGGCATACTACCCTCTGTAG